In the Candidatus Cloacimonas acidaminovorans str. Evry genome, one interval contains:
- the rpsP gene encoding 30S ribosomal protein S16, which translates to MVKLRLRRMGAINQPFYRIVAVDSRKKRDGKYIECIGWYDPKPDPSKIKIDTERALYWLGVGAQPSDTVRSLLRKAGVLQIWHNSKQKKNQKTAEAE; encoded by the coding sequence ATGGTAAAATTAAGATTGAGAAGGATGGGTGCTATAAATCAGCCCTTTTACCGAATTGTAGCAGTTGATTCACGCAAAAAGCGTGACGGCAAATATATTGAATGCATTGGCTGGTATGATCCCAAGCCCGATCCTTCCAAAATAAAAATAGATACAGAACGTGCTCTTTATTGGCTTGGCGTTGGTGCACAGCCCTCAGATACAGTTCGTTCCCTGTTACGCAAAGCAGGTGTCTTACAAATTTGGCATAATAGTAAACAAAAGAAGAACCAGAAAACTGCGGAAGCAGAATAA
- the rplS gene encoding 50S ribosomal protein L19 produces the protein MDILQQVSRDQIRTDLPDYRVGDTVKVHYKIKEGNKERIQVFQGIVIQKRGAGISKTFTVRKVSSGVGVERIFPQNSPNIDKLEIIRHGQVRRAKLFYLRSAQGKAGRIKEKRRFTV, from the coding sequence ATGGATATTCTGCAACAAGTTAGCAGAGACCAAATTAGAACTGACTTACCGGATTATCGCGTTGGTGATACCGTTAAAGTTCATTATAAAATTAAAGAAGGTAACAAAGAACGCATTCAGGTTTTTCAGGGTATCGTTATTCAAAAACGAGGCGCAGGTATTTCTAAAACATTTACCGTGCGTAAGGTCTCCAGTGGTGTTGGGGTGGAGAGGATTTTTCCTCAAAATTCTCCAAATATTGATAAACTTGAGATTATTCGTCATGGACAAGTAAGAAGAGCGAAACTATTTTATCTGCGTAGCGCTCAAGGTAAAGCAGGAAGAATCAAAGAAAAAAGAAGATTCACTGTATAG
- a CDS encoding UDP-glucose dehydrogenase family protein, with protein sequence MKIAVIGSGYVGLTTSACFAEMGNTVISVDKDENKIEMLQAGKVPIYEPGLEDMILRNMTAKRLNFTLDTKQAVQDSQIIFIAVGTPPGEDGSADLQYVIAAAEEIASYLNEPKIIVNKSTVPVGTADLVNEKIQEVLNARGVDINYAVVSNPEFLKEGSAIDDFMSPDRVVIGTDNPKAGEIMRTLYEPFCRTNDRILIMGIRSAEMAKYAANSFLATKISFINEISRLCDAYDADIAEVRNGMCSDSRIGYKFIFPGVGYGGSCFPKDIKALINMSRKVGYEPRILTAVEEVNSEQKKVLVEKVKAHFGKNLKGKTFAVWGLAFKPQTDDMREAPSVVIINELIAMGATVKAYDPVAMQEAKKVFGNNNSVTLCADEYETLKDAVAMLLITEWHQFRYPDFERMSKIMQQKVIFDGRNQYNPKAVKEMGFTYYGIGRR encoded by the coding sequence ATGAAAATAGCGGTTATAGGAAGTGGCTATGTGGGCTTAACTACAAGTGCCTGTTTTGCGGAAATGGGAAATACGGTAATCAGTGTAGATAAGGATGAAAACAAAATAGAAATGCTGCAAGCAGGCAAAGTTCCTATTTACGAGCCGGGTTTGGAAGATATGATTCTGCGCAATATGACAGCCAAGCGTCTTAATTTTACATTAGATACAAAGCAGGCAGTGCAGGATTCACAAATTATTTTTATAGCTGTAGGAACTCCTCCCGGAGAGGACGGTTCTGCTGATTTACAATATGTTATTGCTGCTGCAGAAGAAATTGCTTCCTACCTGAATGAACCCAAAATTATCGTTAATAAATCCACAGTTCCGGTTGGAACAGCAGATTTGGTAAATGAAAAAATTCAGGAAGTGCTTAATGCGCGAGGTGTGGATATAAATTATGCTGTTGTCTCCAATCCGGAATTCCTGAAAGAGGGCTCTGCCATAGATGATTTTATGAGTCCGGATAGAGTTGTGATTGGAACGGATAATCCTAAAGCCGGAGAAATTATGAGAACCCTCTATGAACCCTTCTGCAGAACAAATGACCGCATTTTGATAATGGGCATCCGTTCAGCAGAAATGGCAAAATATGCGGCAAATTCTTTTCTGGCTACAAAAATATCTTTCATCAACGAAATCTCCCGTCTTTGCGATGCCTACGATGCAGATATTGCAGAAGTGAGAAATGGAATGTGCAGTGATTCCCGCATTGGCTATAAATTTATTTTTCCCGGAGTGGGTTATGGAGGAAGTTGTTTTCCCAAGGACATCAAAGCACTTATCAATATGTCTCGTAAAGTTGGTTATGAACCGCGTATTTTAACAGCGGTGGAAGAAGTTAACTCCGAACAGAAGAAGGTCTTGGTGGAAAAAGTGAAAGCTCATTTTGGCAAAAACTTGAAAGGTAAGACCTTTGCCGTTTGGGGCTTGGCTTTCAAACCGCAGACGGATGATATGCGTGAAGCTCCTTCCGTTGTAATAATCAATGAACTTATTGCTATGGGAGCTACGGTTAAAGCTTATGATCCTGTAGCTATGCAGGAAGCGAAAAAGGTTTTCGGCAATAATAATTCCGTAACTCTTTGTGCCGATGAATATGAAACCCTGAAAGATGCAGTGGCAATGTTACTGATAACGGAATGGCATCAGTTTCGCTATCCCGATTTTGAAAGGATGAGTAAAATAATGCAGCAGAAAGTGATTTTTGACGGGCGGAATCAATATAATCCTAAAGCGGTTAAGGAAATGGGTTTTACCTATTATGGAATTGGTCGTCGCTAA
- a CDS encoding methylated-DNA--[protein]-cysteine S-methyltransferase: protein MSERVFYNSPDGFFHLLLEIEEETIMSMNFCPAQVSSQPSNDLEREIFRQFDLYFTGRSKEFDLPFFATGTVFQLMVWEEVMRIPYGKTLTYKEIAERIANPNASRAVGRALNKNPVPILIPCHRVIGSKGKLTGYGAGIAIKKKLLELERSNL from the coding sequence ATGTCAGAAAGAGTATTTTACAATAGTCCGGATGGCTTTTTCCATCTGCTGCTGGAAATAGAGGAAGAGACCATTATGAGCATGAATTTTTGTCCGGCTCAAGTTTCCAGCCAACCTTCCAATGACCTGGAAAGAGAAATATTCCGCCAATTTGACCTCTATTTTACAGGTAGGAGCAAAGAGTTTGACCTTCCTTTTTTTGCAACAGGCACTGTTTTTCAGCTTATGGTTTGGGAAGAAGTGATGCGGATACCTTATGGTAAAACATTAACTTATAAGGAAATAGCAGAGCGCATTGCTAATCCGAATGCCAGCAGAGCTGTGGGCAGAGCACTGAATAAAAATCCGGTTCCTATTCTTATACCTTGTCACAGAGTAATCGGTTCCAAAGGAAAATTAACAGGTTACGGAGCCGGTATCGCTATCAAGAAAAAGTTGCTGGAACTGGAAAGGAGTAATCTGTAA
- the trmD gene encoding tRNA (guanosine(37)-N1)-methyltransferase TrmD, with amino-acid sequence MIFEVLSLFPDAFSGFLNSSIIARAREKKLLAVNLTDYRQFSLNKHHKVDDYPYGGFAGMVIQAQPIYSALIELLEKGNAPVVYFTPQGRPLTQKILESYSSYKRIILLCGHYKEIDQRVRDLCVSDEISLGDYVLTGGEIPALAFIDGVSRLLPGVLSDRESANSDSFSNEGLGFPCYTRPEIFMGLGIPEVLLSGNHKEIKKWALEQGKRLTVTRRPDLKK; translated from the coding sequence ATGATCTTTGAAGTCCTCTCCCTTTTTCCCGATGCCTTTAGCGGGTTTTTAAACAGCAGCATTATTGCCCGAGCCAGAGAGAAAAAACTGCTGGCAGTAAATTTGACGGATTATCGTCAGTTTTCTCTAAATAAACACCATAAAGTTGATGATTATCCTTATGGTGGTTTTGCCGGAATGGTTATTCAGGCACAACCAATTTATAGTGCTTTAATAGAACTTTTAGAGAAAGGAAATGCTCCGGTTGTTTATTTCACTCCGCAAGGTAGACCTTTAACTCAAAAGATTTTAGAGAGTTACTCTTCCTATAAACGCATAATCCTGCTTTGCGGTCATTATAAGGAAATTGATCAAAGAGTGCGTGATCTCTGTGTTTCGGACGAAATATCTTTAGGGGATTATGTTTTGACCGGAGGCGAAATTCCGGCTCTGGCTTTTATTGATGGAGTAAGTAGATTACTGCCAGGAGTGCTGAGTGATAGGGAAAGTGCCAATAGTGATTCTTTTAGTAATGAAGGGCTTGGTTTTCCTTGTTATACAAGACCGGAAATTTTTATGGGCTTAGGCATTCCGGAAGTTTTGCTTAGCGGAAATCATAAAGAAATAAAGAAATGGGCATTAGAACAGGGAAAACGCTTAACAGTAACCCGCAGACCAGATTTGAAAAAGTAA
- the rpsO gene encoding 30S ribosomal protein S15: protein MPLKPEAKQAIMAEFKLHESDTGSPEVQVALLTQRIKDITEHLKEHPKDFSTRRGLLKLIGQRRRLLDYLKKKDITRYRNLIKTLGIRK from the coding sequence ATGCCGTTAAAACCTGAGGCAAAACAAGCTATCATGGCAGAGTTTAAACTCCATGAATCAGACACGGGCTCGCCGGAAGTTCAGGTTGCTCTGTTAACACAAAGAATAAAAGATATAACAGAGCACCTGAAAGAACATCCTAAGGACTTTTCTACCCGGCGCGGCTTGTTGAAACTGATCGGGCAACGCAGGCGTCTCCTTGATTATTTAAAAAAGAAAGATATTACCAGATATCGTAATTTAATCAAGACGCTCGGCATAAGGAAATAA
- a CDS encoding holo-ACP synthase, producing the protein MIIGIGCDIIEVERIQNAIEKNSRFCEKLYTTSEIEYCSGKANSYQSFAVRFAAKEAVMKALGTGWNGEVNWIDIEVVTSEKGSPTINLTGGAKDLADKLKVNNICLSLAHEKGYALAFVILEGE; encoded by the coding sequence ATGATTATTGGTATTGGTTGTGATATTATTGAAGTAGAACGTATTCAAAATGCTATAGAGAAAAATTCCCGTTTTTGTGAAAAGCTTTATACTACTTCGGAAATTGAGTATTGTTCCGGCAAAGCAAATTCCTATCAGTCCTTTGCAGTTCGTTTTGCTGCCAAGGAAGCAGTGATGAAGGCATTAGGAACCGGTTGGAATGGAGAAGTTAACTGGATAGATATAGAGGTTGTAACTTCAGAAAAGGGTTCTCCGACTATCAATCTAACTGGAGGTGCAAAAGACCTTGCAGATAAGCTAAAGGTAAATAATATTTGTCTTAGTTTGGCTCATGAAAAGGGATATGCGTTAGCTTTTGTTATTTTGGAAGGAGAATAA
- a CDS encoding KH domain-containing protein, with translation MKDLIEFIVKALVDDPSEVNITEITGDKITLYELRVSKADIGKVIGKRGRTASAIRTIINAVSTKQGKRAELEIIE, from the coding sequence ATGAAAGATCTCATTGAATTCATTGTTAAAGCTCTGGTTGATGATCCTTCGGAAGTGAATATTACCGAGATCACTGGCGACAAAATTACCCTTTATGAGCTTAGGGTTTCCAAAGCGGACATTGGAAAAGTAATCGGCAAACGCGGTAGAACCGCAAGTGCCATCAGAACCATTATTAATGCTGTTAGCACAAAACAGGGGAAGCGTGCCGAGCTCGAAATTATCGAGTAA
- a CDS encoding NAD-dependent epimerase/dehydratase family protein: MKILVTGGAGFIGSNVADAYLQAGHEVVIVDNLVTGNRRNINPKAIFYEMDICDESLSEVFAKEKPDMVNHHSAQISVPLSIENPLLDVINNVYGWVNVLQNCVRTGVKKVIYISSGGAIYGEAEEYPTSEKYNPKPLSIYAINKSVGEDYLYFYRHQYGLNYTVLRYANVYGPRQISQGEAGVVSLFTEKLLKGEIPTVYRYDNEPDGMIRDYVYVGDVVQANLLALERGEGEVFNIGTSIPTTTKDLYYAIAKQLGINREPYYGPARKGDLHRSLLSCEKAKKVLGWKPETGLSEGISQVIKYFKELQ, translated from the coding sequence ATGAAGATTTTAGTAACAGGCGGAGCAGGTTTTATCGGTTCCAATGTAGCAGATGCCTATCTTCAAGCAGGGCACGAAGTTGTTATTGTAGATAATTTAGTAACTGGCAACAGGCGTAACATCAATCCTAAAGCGATTTTTTACGAAATGGATATCTGTGATGAAAGTTTAAGCGAGGTCTTTGCTAAAGAAAAGCCCGATATGGTAAATCATCATTCGGCTCAAATAAGCGTTCCGCTCTCCATTGAAAATCCCCTTCTGGATGTAATAAACAATGTTTATGGCTGGGTGAATGTGTTGCAAAATTGCGTTAGGACAGGGGTTAAAAAAGTTATCTATATTTCTTCAGGGGGAGCTATTTATGGTGAGGCGGAAGAGTATCCTACATCCGAAAAATACAATCCCAAGCCCCTTTCCATTTATGCGATAAATAAAAGCGTAGGAGAGGACTACCTCTATTTTTACCGTCATCAATATGGCTTGAATTACACGGTTTTGCGTTATGCCAATGTTTACGGACCAAGACAAATATCCCAGGGAGAGGCAGGGGTCGTTTCTCTTTTTACGGAAAAATTGCTGAAAGGTGAAATACCAACTGTCTATCGTTATGATAATGAGCCGGATGGAATGATCCGGGACTATGTTTATGTGGGGGATGTTGTTCAAGCTAATTTACTGGCTCTGGAAAGGGGAGAGGGTGAAGTTTTCAATATTGGAACCAGCATTCCAACCACTACTAAAGATTTATATTACGCAATAGCAAAACAATTGGGAATAAACCGTGAACCCTATTATGGACCTGCCAGAAAGGGAGATTTACATCGTTCCCTGCTTTCCTGTGAAAAGGCAAAAAAGGTCTTGGGCTGGAAACCGGAAACAGGTCTTAGCGAAGGCATTTCCCAAGTTATAAAATATTTTAAGGAGCTACAATGA
- a CDS encoding transcription termination/antitermination NusG family protein — MATHKPVYVDELYGELALFTDDRKWVVVHTKPRCEKKLADYAKQHQITYYLPQYTSKRVYQRRKVDVNKVLFPSYVFVGIDFKGKQELLISGYTVNFLKVNAQKELIDELQAIYYGRQKNVQMEPGLWLEKGLEVEIVNGPLKGIRGVVEDQSKLTEVRLQVNILKQAVLVKVRTQDIKIIGEFEIVEIDE; from the coding sequence ATGGCTACGCATAAACCTGTCTATGTAGATGAACTTTACGGTGAACTTGCGCTTTTCACAGATGACAGGAAATGGGTTGTAGTGCATACCAAACCACGCTGTGAAAAGAAACTTGCCGATTATGCAAAACAGCATCAGATAACTTATTACCTGCCACAATATACTTCCAAGCGGGTTTATCAAAGACGCAAAGTAGATGTGAATAAAGTGCTTTTTCCCTCTTATGTATTTGTAGGGATTGATTTTAAGGGTAAACAGGAATTATTGATTTCGGGTTATACCGTCAATTTTCTGAAGGTGAATGCTCAAAAAGAACTGATTGATGAATTACAGGCAATCTATTATGGAAGGCAGAAAAATGTGCAAATGGAACCCGGACTTTGGCTGGAAAAGGGTTTGGAAGTGGAAATTGTAAACGGTCCCTTGAAAGGCATCAGAGGTGTAGTTGAAGACCAATCCAAACTCACGGAAGTGCGTTTGCAGGTAAATATTTTAAAGCAAGCAGTGCTGGTTAAAGTTAGAACACAAGACATCAAGATTATTGGTGAATTTGAAATTGTGGAGATTGACGAATGA
- the pnp gene encoding polyribonucleotide nucleotidyltransferase, whose translation MHNFNITRRETDFCGRKLIVETGKMAKQANGSVFIQYGETAVLVTATMSKEPAEDQDFFPLTVDYIEKMYAAGKIPGGFFKRESKPSTDATLMARVIDRSIRPLFPEGFRNQVHIVVTVLSFDGVTDPSTMGVFGASLALSISDIPFNGPIASVTVGYIDNQFVVNPHFNEIETQSKLNLTVAGSESSIVMIESAASELSEEMMLDAVFTGHKEIQKLCALQQDFISACGKEKVEVVLDSIPEEIMNKVENAFGAKIAEATVIFGKQERQDAFDAAEAEMVEMFSQQEDTDLSPWEETERYYKMAFDELIRRYVRDSILRKQHRVDGRGTDDIREITCEIDVLPRVHGSALFTRGETQSLGTLTLGGGTDEQVIDGLETEYKKSFYLHYNFPPYSVGEVGRIGPTGRRELGHGNLAERALKAVLPDKDSFPYTIRIVADTLESNGSSSMASICSGCLALMAGGVPIKAPVAGIAMGLIMEGEDYVVLTDIMGLEDHLGDMDFKCAGTREGITAMQMDIKISGITREIMQIALNKAKSARFKILDIMAECIAEPRSELAPWAPRIESFKVPIDKIGEIIGPGGKMIKSIIEECQVQIDIQDDGTVRILSPDKESINKAKSIIKGIAVDPVAGDMFEGQVTRIEPYGIFVKILGGTKEGMVHISEMYTGRINHPLDMVKLGDKVQVRTLGMDKGKLSLSMKGVAGNPEPHPDAHREEQQNYHQQNRDDRNRGRNSGRNDYHRHHR comes from the coding sequence ATGCATAACTTCAATATTACTCGTCGTGAAACCGATTTTTGCGGACGCAAATTGATTGTAGAAACAGGCAAAATGGCAAAGCAAGCCAATGGCAGTGTTTTCATTCAATATGGAGAAACAGCTGTTTTGGTTACAGCCACGATGTCTAAAGAGCCCGCGGAAGATCAGGATTTCTTTCCCTTAACCGTTGATTACATTGAAAAGATGTATGCAGCCGGCAAAATACCCGGCGGTTTTTTTAAACGAGAGTCCAAACCCTCAACTGATGCCACTTTGATGGCAAGGGTTATTGACCGTTCCATTCGTCCTTTGTTTCCGGAAGGTTTTCGGAATCAGGTTCATATTGTAGTAACCGTGCTTTCTTTTGATGGAGTAACCGATCCTTCTACAATGGGTGTTTTTGGAGCTTCTTTGGCTCTTTCCATTTCCGATATACCTTTCAACGGACCTATTGCCAGTGTGACGGTTGGCTACATTGATAACCAATTTGTAGTAAATCCCCATTTTAATGAAATTGAAACCCAATCCAAGCTCAATTTAACCGTTGCCGGAAGTGAGAGTTCAATTGTGATGATTGAATCGGCAGCTTCGGAACTGAGCGAAGAAATGATGCTGGATGCTGTTTTTACTGGCCATAAGGAAATTCAAAAACTCTGCGCTTTGCAACAGGATTTTATTTCTGCCTGCGGAAAAGAAAAGGTAGAAGTAGTTCTGGACAGCATTCCGGAAGAAATAATGAACAAGGTAGAAAATGCTTTCGGTGCAAAAATAGCTGAAGCAACCGTTATTTTTGGCAAACAGGAAAGACAGGATGCCTTTGACGCAGCTGAAGCAGAAATGGTAGAAATGTTTTCCCAGCAAGAAGATACGGATTTAAGCCCTTGGGAAGAAACGGAGAGATACTATAAAATGGCTTTTGATGAGCTTATCCGTCGCTATGTGCGTGATTCCATTTTAAGAAAACAGCATCGTGTAGATGGTCGAGGAACAGATGACATTCGGGAAATTACTTGTGAAATTGATGTTTTACCCCGAGTGCATGGATCAGCACTTTTTACCAGAGGTGAAACACAATCCCTGGGGACTTTAACTTTAGGCGGAGGAACTGATGAACAGGTGATAGACGGCTTGGAAACAGAATATAAGAAGAGCTTTTATCTGCATTACAATTTTCCTCCTTATAGCGTTGGCGAAGTTGGAAGAATAGGACCTACGGGTCGTCGTGAACTGGGACATGGAAATTTAGCGGAAAGGGCTTTAAAAGCTGTATTGCCCGATAAAGATTCCTTTCCTTACACTATTCGCATAGTGGCAGATACGCTGGAATCTAACGGTTCTTCATCTATGGCATCTATTTGTAGCGGATGTTTAGCTTTGATGGCAGGTGGAGTTCCTATAAAAGCTCCTGTTGCCGGAATCGCTATGGGTTTAATAATGGAAGGTGAGGACTATGTTGTTTTAACCGATATTATGGGTTTGGAAGATCACTTGGGAGATATGGATTTCAAGTGTGCCGGAACGCGGGAAGGCATAACAGCAATGCAAATGGATATTAAGATTTCGGGAATTACCAGAGAAATTATGCAAATTGCTTTAAATAAGGCAAAATCAGCTCGCTTTAAGATTTTGGATATTATGGCTGAATGCATTGCCGAACCCAGAAGTGAACTTGCTCCTTGGGCTCCCCGAATTGAATCATTCAAAGTGCCTATAGATAAGATTGGAGAGATTATAGGACCTGGCGGAAAGATGATAAAATCAATTATTGAAGAATGTCAGGTACAGATTGATATTCAGGATGACGGAACGGTAAGAATACTTTCTCCCGATAAGGAATCCATTAATAAAGCCAAAAGTATAATTAAAGGAATTGCTGTTGATCCCGTTGCCGGTGATATGTTTGAAGGTCAGGTAACCCGCATTGAACCCTACGGAATTTTTGTAAAAATTTTAGGGGGAACGAAAGAAGGAATGGTGCATATTTCGGAAATGTATACCGGACGCATAAATCATCCCCTGGATATGGTTAAATTAGGAGATAAAGTGCAAGTAAGAACCCTGGGAATGGATAAAGGCAAACTTTCTTTATCTATGAAAGGAGTTGCCGGAAATCCTGAACCACATCCTGATGCCCATAGAGAAGAACAGCAAAATTATCATCAGCAAAATCGTGATGATAGGAATAGAGGTAGAAATAGCGGCAGGAATGACTATCATCGTCATCATCGTTAA
- the ahcY gene encoding adenosylhomocysteinase — protein sequence MDYKIADLSLAEWGRKEIDLAEAEMPGLVALKERYRHRKPLAGAKITGSLHMTIQTAVLIETLVELGAQVRWASCNIFSTQDNAAAAIAKRGIPVFAWKGETLNDYWWCTLQALSWEEGPDLIVDDGGDATLMVHEGYRLEEQYKQTGKLPEVDAENAEMRIVQELLINQLTIDPYKWHRAVKCLRGVSEETTTGVHRLYQKRDEGTLLFPAINVNDSVTKSKFDNLYGCRESLADGIKRGTDIMVAGKIVMICGYGDVGKGCAQSMRGLGARVVISEIDPICALQAAMEGYEVNTVDNMVEIADIFITATGNCDVIRVDHILKMKNNAILCNIGHFDNEIQVNKLYEMEGVEKVNIKPQVDLIKLPNDKAIILLSEGRLVNLGNATGHPSFVMSCSFSNQVLAQIELWQNEHEINVYTLPKKLDEEVARVHLPKLGAQLTQLSKKQAEYINVPIEGPYKQDYYRY from the coding sequence ATGGACTACAAAATAGCTGATTTGAGTTTAGCGGAGTGGGGCAGAAAAGAAATTGATTTGGCAGAGGCAGAAATGCCCGGTCTGGTAGCTTTAAAAGAACGCTATCGTCATCGTAAACCCCTGGCAGGTGCCAAAATAACCGGCAGCTTGCATATGACAATTCAGACCGCTGTTTTAATTGAAACATTGGTAGAACTGGGAGCTCAAGTGCGTTGGGCAAGCTGTAATATCTTTTCTACTCAGGATAATGCTGCAGCGGCTATTGCCAAAAGAGGAATTCCCGTTTTTGCCTGGAAAGGAGAAACCCTGAATGATTATTGGTGGTGTACATTACAGGCACTTTCCTGGGAAGAAGGACCCGATTTAATTGTGGATGATGGTGGGGATGCAACTTTGATGGTTCATGAAGGATACCGTTTGGAAGAACAGTATAAACAAACAGGAAAACTTCCCGAAGTTGATGCCGAGAATGCAGAAATGAGAATAGTGCAGGAATTGCTTATCAATCAATTAACGATAGACCCTTACAAATGGCATAGAGCGGTGAAATGCCTACGCGGAGTTAGTGAGGAAACAACCACTGGAGTTCATCGCCTCTATCAAAAAAGAGATGAAGGCACTTTGTTATTTCCCGCTATCAATGTAAACGATTCGGTTACTAAATCTAAATTTGATAATCTTTACGGCTGTAGAGAATCCCTCGCGGATGGCATAAAGAGAGGAACGGATATTATGGTTGCTGGCAAAATTGTTATGATTTGCGGTTATGGAGATGTAGGAAAGGGCTGTGCACAATCAATGCGTGGTTTGGGTGCCAGAGTTGTAATCAGTGAAATAGACCCTATTTGTGCATTACAGGCAGCGATGGAAGGTTACGAAGTGAATACTGTAGATAATATGGTAGAAATTGCGGATATTTTTATAACGGCAACAGGAAATTGTGATGTTATTCGGGTTGACCATATTTTGAAGATGAAAAACAATGCTATTTTGTGTAACATAGGCCATTTTGACAATGAAATTCAGGTAAATAAACTTTATGAGATGGAAGGTGTGGAAAAGGTGAATATCAAGCCACAGGTTGACTTAATCAAACTTCCCAATGATAAAGCCATTATTTTGCTTTCGGAAGGTCGGCTGGTAAATTTAGGTAATGCTACAGGTCATCCTTCCTTTGTGATGAGCTGTTCTTTTAGTAATCAGGTTTTGGCACAAATAGAACTCTGGCAGAATGAACACGAGATAAATGTTTACACTTTGCCTAAGAAATTGGATGAAGAAGTAGCACGCGTACATCTTCCCAAGCTGGGAGCACAATTAACTCAGCTCTCCAAAAAACAAGCAGAATATATTAATGTGCCTATTGAAGGACCCTATAAACAGGATTATTATCGCTATTAA
- a CDS encoding ribosome maturation factor RimM, with the protein MKHPPLIGIGKLGRQNADGFHPVMIKPEYRSVFSELEDLYLIFNSDRVFYVTISERMRKDNKTWIKLKEDGVSEEQFLHKDVVIAIDETAIETEETSLNYLIGYQVIFAGEELGIVEDFFFNGAQDVLQIVDSKGTEYLVPFVDYYIDTVIDNLRCVILQNALDLVALYKVEAKKK; encoded by the coding sequence ATGAAACATCCCCCTCTTATCGGAATCGGCAAACTGGGTAGGCAGAATGCAGATGGCTTTCATCCTGTGATGATCAAGCCGGAATACAGAAGCGTGTTTTCTGAGCTTGAGGATCTGTATTTGATCTTTAACAGCGATAGAGTGTTTTATGTAACTATCAGTGAGAGAATGCGGAAAGATAATAAAACCTGGATAAAACTGAAGGAAGATGGTGTTTCCGAAGAACAATTTCTACACAAAGATGTAGTGATTGCCATAGATGAAACGGCAATAGAGACGGAAGAAACATCTCTTAATTATCTTATAGGTTACCAGGTTATATTTGCGGGTGAGGAATTGGGAATTGTAGAGGACTTTTTTTTCAACGGAGCACAGGATGTTTTGCAGATTGTGGATAGTAAGGGAACGGAATATCTGGTTCCTTTTGTGGATTATTATATAGATACGGTAATTGATAATCTGCGTTGCGTGATTCTGCAAAATGCTTTAGACCTTGTTGCTCTTTATAAAGTAGAAGCAAAAAAGAAATGA